GTATCATAGACGTTTTTCATCATTAAATCCCAGATAGGCTGAGAGACACTGGTGATACTACTTTTTAACAACTTTAATACTAATGCATTATTAGTCACATTTGTAACATCTCCATCACTATTAACATCAACATCTGTTGCACCAATACCATCGTTTGCAAATTCTCCGACTTGGAACACCTGACCTCCGACTGTATATTGATATGCTACTGCTAAAACTTCGTCATTATTTAAACGTTGATTTAATGAGATGTAACCTAATTGTGTATTTAAAGTATACTCTTGCCCTTCTGTAAGTTTTCTAGTATTTTCTTGTTTCGCAAAATCAAAACCTTCATTAAATCCTGAAATTGAAATTCCGTTTTGAACTGTAGCAATATCTCTTACTGCAACATTCAATTGCGATCCAGCATTACCAATATTGGTTGGATCCAATCCATTATTCCCGTTATCCGGAAACGCATTAGGCCCACCTGTAACAGCAACCCCTGAATTACCAATAACTCCTGTTTCTCCTAAATCCTGAAAAGCTACAAAGTTTCTTACATTTTCAGTACGATTAGTTCTGTTAGTTACCCAAGCTTCAATTCTAGTAATTTGAATATTATTATTTATAAAGGGGTAATTTTCTAAAGCACTATCATAATTATTACGAAAGTATTGTGCTAAGAAAAAGTGACGGTTTTCATCATAATCTCTGATAAAAAACTCGAACTCATCAACAGTACCACCACCTTCTGCAATGACTGATTTTGCATCAGAACGCTGGTCTGAAAACACACCCGTTATTGTTGTTTTACCAAATTTTAATTGCGTTTTAACTCCAAATAAACTTTGTGCTCCAGAAATTAAAGAGTTAGTTATCGGCATACTAACGTTACCAACTTCTATCTTTTGAATGATATCATCTTCCGTAGGCGTATATTCTAACTTTATTAAATTCTGAAAGTCAAAAGTAGATTGTGTATCATAATTAGCTGTTACCTGCAATCTTGATCCCACTTTACCAAGCATACTTAAACTAATACGCTGATCAAAATCAAAAGAAAAATTTGTTCTATTTCTAGGAGAAAATGATGGATTATCTTGTTTAGTAAATAGAATTCCTAAATCCATCTCTACCGTACCTTGAGGTATAATTGAAATTGGACCTTCTCCAAAAATACTTTCAAAAAAACTGGAGTTAACATAAAACTCAGGGATTAAGTTTTTCTGAGCCTCTTCAGAACCTCCTTTTTTCCCATCGTAAGCATCAATTTTATCTTTGTAATACGATTTTTGATTTTGTCTTAAGACTAACGCTTGATATTCTTTAGGCGTTAAAATTATTGGGTAATTTATATTGAATTTACCAACTGACTCTGTATAAATATAACGATCGGTTACCGGGTCATAAGTATATTTAGACTCTATACTTGTCGGATTAGGCATATTAATCGTTCCTAAACTGAAACCCGTTTTGGTACTATCTTGCTCCGTTTCGTTTTCTTCCTGTCCAAAAGAAAGTGTTGACACTAGCAACGCAAATGCTGTTAGCAAAAAATGTTTAAGGGATTTATAAGAACTAAGTTGAGTTGTATTCAAAATATATTATAAATTTTTTAAGGCTAGTTTGATAATCGTTTCTACGTTAGCATCTGGTTGTGTCATAACAATTTTGTCCACGACTTTCTCGGCTTGTTTTTTAACAAATCCTAATACTTCTAAAGCAGATAACGCTTCATCTTTACTTGTATTGTTCTTAGTTACAGAAACTTCATCAATATCATAGATTTTAAGAATTTTATCTTTTAAATCTATAATCACACGTTGCGCCGTTTTTATTCCGATACCTTTAATAGACTTAATTAAAGCGACATCCTCTATAGCGATACCTTCTCTAATCTGCTTAGGTGTTAAAGAAGACAACATCGTACGTGCTGTGTTTGCTCCAATACCACTAACAGAAATAAGTAATCTAAATAATTCTCTCTCGGCCAATGATGCAAACCCATATAAAGTATGCGCATCTTCTCTAATTTGAAGATGCGTATACAATTTTATTGCTTCTTGGTCTGGTATCTGTGAATACGTATGTAAGGAAATATTCAAGAAGTACCCGACTCCATTACAATCAATAACGACATCTGTCGGACTTTTTTCTACTAATTTCCCTTGTATATGTGTAATCATCAGTTTTTTACTATTAAGCTTCCAAATGTAAGAAAATTATTTATATCAAATAATCCTTCTATCGTTTTGCATTCTGTTCGAACTTCTCCTTTTGTTGTGCGTCAATAACTGCAATAGCAGTCATGTTTACAATTTCGTCTACACTAGCGTGTAACTGTAAAATATGTACTGGTTTGCGCATTCCCATCATAATAGGACCAACAGATTCTGCACTATTAAGCTCTTTTAACAACTTGTAAGTAATGTTAGCCGATTCTAAATTAGGAAAAATTAAAGTATTTACTTTTTTTCCTGCCAATTTAGAAAACGGAAAACTATCGGTTAGCATTTGACTATTTAAAGCAAAGTCTGTTTGCAATTCTCCATCCACCAATAAATCAGGATGTCTTTTATGTAAATAAGACACTGCTTCTCTTACTTTAGTGGCTGTTTGATCTTTTGACGATCCAAAATTAGAATATGATGTCATGGCCATGACAGGTTCCATCCCAAACATTTTAACCACTTTTGCTGTCATTTGAGCAATCTTAGTTAAATCTTGTGCTGATGGATTAATGTTTATTGCTGTATCACTTAAAAACATAGGACCACGTTGCGTCATCATCACGTTAGTCGTTGCTATTCTTGTAGAACCAGGTGCTAAACCAATAAGTTCTAACATTGGTTTTACTACTGATGGATAACTACGAGAGTATCCAGAAATTAAGGCGTCTGCATCCCCTTCATTAACCATCATTGCAGCGTAATAATTACGCTCTCTCATTATTTTCTCTGCTAAAAGACTGGTCACACCTTTTCTTTTGTGTTGCTCCCAGTATATTTTAGCGTATTTATTTTTTTGTTCTAATTGTTCGTCAGATTTTGGATCTATAATAACGACATCAGCATCAAACTCTAACTCTTCTTTTAGACGTTCAATCTCATCCTTTCTTCCTAATAAAATTGGAATAGCAATCCCTTCTTCATAAACAATTTGAGCTGCTTTTAAAACATCTAAAGAGTCTGCTTCTGTAAACACAACACGTTTAGGGTTTAACTTTGCTCTGTTTAATAATAATCTTACAATCTTATTATCATTACCTAATCTATCTAGTAATTGCTCTTCATACTTTGCCCAATCTTCAATTGGCTCTTGTGCCACACCACTTTCCATTGCTGCTCTTGCTACCGCCGGTGGTACCGTTGCAATTAAACGTGGATCAAAAGGTTTAGGTATAATATACTCTTTACTAAATGTCAAACGTGTTTCACCATAAGCAATGTTTACTTGTTCTGGCACTGGCTCTTTAGCTAATTCCGCTAATGCTTTTACCGCAGCCATTTTCATTGCTTCATTAATTTTAGTCGCTCTAACATCTAAAGCGCCTCTAAAAATAAATGGAAAACCTAATACATTATTAACTTGGTTAGGATGGTCACTTCTTCCTGTAGCCATGATAATATCTTTACGCGTTGCAATAGCTAGATCATATTCTATTTCTGGATCTGGATTAGCCATAGCAAACACTATTGGGTTTTTAGCCATAGTTAATAACATCCCTGGTTTTACTATATCCGATGTAGATAAACCAACAAAGACATCAGCATCCATCATTGCTTCATCAATGGTGTCTATTTTTCTATGCGTAGCAAACTCAGCTTTTTGAGAGGTTAAATTCTCTCTATCATCTCTAATAACACCTTTACTATCTAACATGACCACGTTTTCACGTTTTGCACCAAATGCTAAATATAATCGCGTACAAGAAATGGCTGCTGCCCCTGCACCACTAACTACTATTTTTACGTCTTCTATATTCTTTTCAGAAAGTTCTAAAGCGTTTAATAATGCTGCTGCAGAAATAATTGCAGTTCCATGTTGGTCATCATGCATTACAGGAATATTTAATTCCTCTTTTAACCGTCTTTCAATTTCAAAAGCTTCAGGTGCTTTGATATCTTCTAAATTAATTCCACCAAAAGTTGGTGCAATCATTTTTACGGTTTGAATAAACTCTTCTATATTTTCAGTATCTACTTCGATGTCAAAAACATCAATATCCGCAAATATTTTAAACAATAATCCTTTTCCTTCCATCACAGGCTTAGAAGCCTCAGGACCAATATTTCCAAGACCTAAAACTGCTGTTCCGTTGGTTATAACGGCTACTAAATTTCCTTTTGCTGTATACTTATAAACGTTGTTAACGTCTTTTGCTATTTCTAAACACGGTTCCGCTACACCTGGCGAGTATGCCAATCCTAAATCCCTTTGTGTTGCATATTTTTTTGTTGGTACTACTGCAATTTTACCTGGTTTTGGCTTAGCATGATATACTAAGGCTTCGCGACGTTTGCTTTGTTTACTCATAATTTCACTTTAAGTTTTAGTGAATTACAAATGTAAGGCTTTTACAAGAAAAGAGGTTACAAAAAATGTGGTTTGGACGTATCAATTTTGAATCTAAAACCTTACGGTTTCAAAAACTCGATATTACGTTTCAAGCCGTTAAATTTAGTCCGTTTAACAGCTGATTTTTGGAATACTTTTTTAAACACATCTTCGGTAATCTCTTCCCAATCCTTTTTACTCATGTCCAATAACTCAGGATGTGGATTAAACAAAGGTTCTTTATGTGGTTTAGAAAACTTATTCCAAGGACATACATCTTGGCAAATGTCACAACCAAACATCCAATCGTCAAACTTCCCTTTCATGGTATTGGGCAATTGATCTTTAAGTTCAATAGTAAAATAACTAATACATTTACTCCCATTAACAACATAGGGTTCTACAATAGCTGCTGTCGGACAAGCATCAATACAAGCGGTACAGGTTCCGCAATGGTCCGTGGTAGCATAATCGTAGTCTAAATCTAAATCAATAATTAGTTCCGCAATAAAATAAAAAGACCCTGTTTTTTGTGTTATTAAATTACTGTGTTTTCCAATCCAACCTAACCCTGATTTAGCAGCCCAAGCTTTATCTAAAACAGGTGCCGAATCTACAAAAGCACGACCTGAAACTGCCCCAATTTCTTCTTGAATAAAGTTAGCCAGTGCTTGTAGTTTTGTTTTAATGACCTCATGGTAATCTTTACCATAGGCATATTTAGATAGTTTTGGAGCGTCACTGTGTTTTTGAAGATCTGACGGATAATAGTTTAATAATAATGAAATAACAGATTTAGAATCTTCAACCAGTTTTGTTGGATCCAAACGTTTGTCAAAATGATTTTGCATGTAACTCATTTGTCCATGCATATTATTATTTAACCAGTTTTCTAATCTTGGCGCTTCTACCTCTAAAAACTCAGCTTTACTTATACCACAAGACAAAAAACCTAAACGTTGTGCTTCAGCTTTTATCTGTTTAGTGTATTTAGCCTTGTTTTCAATCATTTGTATTACAATAGTTATTAAGACTGGTCTTAAACTAACGTCACAATTACAACACCATTACTGATTAGCGTTGCAAAAAGGGCTAGTTTCTTTTCTCTAATCTTAAAAATGCATTTTTTGGCTTTAGGGTTATTAGCGGTGTAATGTCAATTTTATCAAACTCTGGTCGAATTTTATAATTTTTAACCAATTCTGTTACTGCAATAATCATCTCAAACATCGCAAAGTTATTTCCAATACATTTTCTTGGCCCTGCACCAAATGGAAAATATTGCGCAGAAAATTGTCGTCCGCCATCCTCAAAGCGTTCTGGTAAAAAGGATTCGGGATTGGTCCATAATTTTGGGTGCCTATGTATTTCGTAAACTGAAAACAATAAATTACAACCTGGTTCAAATACCATGTCGTTAAAACGATCTGCTTCAACATTTACACGATCAATAAAATAAGCTGGAGGATATAATCTCATAGATTCCTCAAGCACTTGTTGACATATTTTAGAAGTAGACACGCGCGTCATTAAATCTACGTCATCACCTCCCAGTTCACTCCATTCGTCATAGATTTTATCTTGCCATTCAGGATGTTTAGCAAGTAATTGAAATGTAAACGTCAATGCATTAGATGTTGTTTCGTGACCCGCTGTAAAAATGATTAATATTTCGTCAATCAATTGTGTTTCAGACATCCCTTTACCATCATCATATTTAGTTTCTAGCAACATGTCCAACAAATCATCAAAACGGTGTCCTGATGCTTTCCTTTCGGCAACAATACCTTTTAAGATAGTTCTAGCTTCTTCCGATAATTTTAAATGTTTTTTTAAAGCTCCTCCTATTTTAAACCACCACCCTAAATACGGTTGACGTAACTCTTTAACTAGCATGCGTTGGTTAGCTTCAGTAATACACTGCAACCGTTCCATATCTTTACTATTTGCGGCTTGTGTAAATAAAGATTTTACAACAGTCTGAAAAGCCAAATCATTAAGCAGTGGGAATAAATCTATTGTTTTGTTAGTTTCAACTTTACTGAACTCAGAAATGATGGTATCTTGCATACCCGTTAATAAATTTTGCAATTGCTTTTTATGAAAAGCAGGTTGCATCATTTTACGCTGTTTTTTCCATTTATCGCCTTCTGAAGTCAATAATCCTTCACCAACATACTTGACTAAATCTACAGTTTGAATTTTAGATTTAACATAGTTTCTTTGATTTTTCTGAAGGACATATTGCGCCAATCCAGCATCCCGAGAAAAATATATTTTAGAATTAAACCCCACATTCAGTTTAAAAACATCGCCCTTTTCCTCAAAATTCCTATTATGAAATGGTAATGGATTTTTAAGGATTTCTAATGAATGCTTAATGAATTTTAAAAGTGAAACCTCTGGTATATTATTCTTCATTACTCTATTCTTTACATTCCTTTTTAAAAACTAATGCGCTATTGAAACCACTTCTGCATGACAAATGACTTAAAACAAACCGCCTTGCGTTGGTCCTTTTATTTTACCCAAATGCTTATAGGCTAATTCCGTGACTTCACGACCACGCGGGGTTCGCATAATAAAACCTTGTTGAATTAAAAACGGTTCATATACTTCTTCTATAGTTTCTGTACTTTCACTTACTGCTGTTGCAATAGTAGAAATACCAACAGGTCCCCCTTTAAACTTTTCAATGATTGTAGATAATATTTTGTTATCCATTTCATCTAAACCATACGCATCAACATTTAATGCTTCAAGACTGTATCTCGCTATCTTAATATCAATACTACCATTTCCTTTTATTTGTGCAAAATCTCGAACACGACGTAATAATGCGTTAGCAATTCTAGGTGTCCCACGACTACGTCCAGCAATCTCAATAGCTGCTTCCATAGAAATTGGCACATTTAAAATATCAGAACTACGTTGTATAATAGTCGTTAATAACTCGGTTTTATAATATTGTAATCTACTCTGTATTCCAAAACGTGCTCGCATCGGAGCTGTTAACAACCCTGATCTAGTCGTTGCACCTACCAGGGTAAATGGATTTAGATTAATTTGAACTGTTCTTGCATTAGGCCCAGATTCAATCATTATATCGATTTTATAGTCTTCCATAGCAGAATATAAATACTCTTCTACAATAGGACTTAAACGATGGATTTCGTCAATAAATAACACATCCCTTTCATCAAGATTAGTTAACAAGCCTGCTAGGTCTCCTGGTTTATCCAAAACAGGTCCTGAAGTGATTTTTATACCCACACCTAACTCATTAGCTAGAATATTAGCCAAAGTGGTCTTACCTAAGCCTGGAGGTCCATGAAATAAAGTGTGATCTAAAGCTTCTCCACGAGCAACTGCTGCTTGAACAAAGATTTGAAGATTCTCCAACACTTGGTCTTGCCCTGTAAAGTCATCAAAAGATAAGGGTCTTAATTGTTTTTCTACATCAAATTCTTCTGGTGTAAAATTTTCGCTAGTTGGGTCTAAGTTTCCATTCATTAAATAAGCAATTGATCACTGATACTAATTCAGCATAAACAAATATAAAGAAAAAGCCTTTCTGTTTTCACAGAAAGGCTTTTCAATATTATAGATTCTCATAAACAATTTATGAGGGTCCTTTTTATCAGTTAATTTTAATGTTGTAATTCTTCTTCACCTTCTTTTAAAGGTACATTTTGCGGAACAAAATCTTCATCATGTCCTGGCTTACTATAGTCATAAGACCACCTGTAAACATGAGGAATAGCACCTGGCCAGTTTCCATGAACATGCTCTACTGGTGTAGTCCATTCTAAAGTATTAGATCTCCATGGGTTTTGTTCTGCTTTCTTACCGTAAAATATACTAGAAAAGAAATTATAAATAAACACCAATTGGAAAATAGCCCCTACAATAGCAAATAATGTAATGACAACATTAACACTTGCTAAATCATCAAATAATGGGAAGTTAGTGTTAGTATAATAACGTCTTGGTAAACCTGCCATACCGATAAAGTGCATTGGGAAAAATACTCCATAAGCACACACTGCAGTTACCCAAAAGTGAACATATCCTAAGTTTTTGTTTAGCATACGACCAAACATCTTAGGGAACCAATGGTACACCCCTGCAAAGAAACCATATAATGCAGATATACCCATTACTAAGTGAAAGTGAGCAATAACAAAATAAGTATCATGTACATTAATATCTAATGCACTATCTCCTAAAATAATCCCTGTTAAACCACCAGTAATGAACGTAGATACTAAACCTATAGAGAATAGCATAGCTGGATTCATCTGTAAGTTACCTTTCCATAATGTGGTTATATAGTTAAACGATTTTACCGCTGATGGAATTGCAATTAACAATGTTGTAAATGTAAATACAGATCCTAAAAATGGATTCATCCCTGAGATAAACATATGGTGACCCCAAACAATTGTAGATAAAAATGCAATCGCTATAATAGACGCAATCATTGCACGGTAACCAAATATTGGCTTACGTGAATTAGTTGCAATAATTTCTGATGTAATACCTAAAGCTGGTAATAAAACGATATATACCTCCGGGTGACCTAAGAACCAAAATAAGTGCTCAAATAAAACAGGAGACCCACCTTGATAATGTAATACTTCACCTTGAATAAATATATCAGATAAGAAGAATGATGTTCCAAAACTTCTATCCATTATTAATAACAATGCCGCAGATAATAATACTGGGAAAGATATAATACCGATAATAGCTGTTACAAAAAATGCCCATATAGTTAAAGGTAGTCTCGTCATAGACATTCCTTTTGTACGTAAGTTTATTACTGTTACAACGTAATTTAAAGATCCTAATAAAGAAGATGCTATAAATATAGCCATAGACACTAACCACATTGTCATACCTAAAC
This portion of the Olleya sp. Bg11-27 genome encodes:
- the ruvA gene encoding Holliday junction branch migration protein RuvA — protein: MITHIQGKLVEKSPTDVVIDCNGVGYFLNISLHTYSQIPDQEAIKLYTHLQIREDAHTLYGFASLAERELFRLLISVSGIGANTARTMLSSLTPKQIREGIAIEDVALIKSIKGIGIKTAQRVIIDLKDKILKIYDIDEVSVTKNNTSKDEALSALEVLGFVKKQAEKVVDKIVMTQPDANVETIIKLALKNL
- a CDS encoding NADP-dependent malic enzyme, which translates into the protein MSKQSKRREALVYHAKPKPGKIAVVPTKKYATQRDLGLAYSPGVAEPCLEIAKDVNNVYKYTAKGNLVAVITNGTAVLGLGNIGPEASKPVMEGKGLLFKIFADIDVFDIEVDTENIEEFIQTVKMIAPTFGGINLEDIKAPEAFEIERRLKEELNIPVMHDDQHGTAIISAAALLNALELSEKNIEDVKIVVSGAGAAAISCTRLYLAFGAKRENVVMLDSKGVIRDDRENLTSQKAEFATHRKIDTIDEAMMDADVFVGLSTSDIVKPGMLLTMAKNPIVFAMANPDPEIEYDLAIATRKDIIMATGRSDHPNQVNNVLGFPFIFRGALDVRATKINEAMKMAAVKALAELAKEPVPEQVNIAYGETRLTFSKEYIIPKPFDPRLIATVPPAVARAAMESGVAQEPIEDWAKYEEQLLDRLGNDNKIVRLLLNRAKLNPKRVVFTEADSLDVLKAAQIVYEEGIAIPILLGRKDEIERLKEELEFDADVVIIDPKSDEQLEQKNKYAKIYWEQHKRKGVTSLLAEKIMRERNYYAAMMVNEGDADALISGYSRSYPSVVKPMLELIGLAPGSTRIATTNVMMTQRGPMFLSDTAININPSAQDLTKIAQMTAKVVKMFGMEPVMAMTSYSNFGSSKDQTATKVREAVSYLHKRHPDLLVDGELQTDFALNSQMLTDSFPFSKLAGKKVNTLIFPNLESANITYKLLKELNSAESVGPIMMGMRKPVHILQLHASVDEIVNMTAIAVIDAQQKEKFEQNAKR
- the queG gene encoding tRNA epoxyqueuosine(34) reductase QueG, translating into MIENKAKYTKQIKAEAQRLGFLSCGISKAEFLEVEAPRLENWLNNNMHGQMSYMQNHFDKRLDPTKLVEDSKSVISLLLNYYPSDLQKHSDAPKLSKYAYGKDYHEVIKTKLQALANFIQEEIGAVSGRAFVDSAPVLDKAWAAKSGLGWIGKHSNLITQKTGSFYFIAELIIDLDLDYDYATTDHCGTCTACIDACPTAAIVEPYVVNGSKCISYFTIELKDQLPNTMKGKFDDWMFGCDICQDVCPWNKFSKPHKEPLFNPHPELLDMSKKDWEEITEDVFKKVFQKSAVKRTKFNGLKRNIEFLKP
- a CDS encoding cytochrome P450, with amino-acid sequence MKNNIPEVSLLKFIKHSLEILKNPLPFHNRNFEEKGDVFKLNVGFNSKIYFSRDAGLAQYVLQKNQRNYVKSKIQTVDLVKYVGEGLLTSEGDKWKKQRKMMQPAFHKKQLQNLLTGMQDTIISEFSKVETNKTIDLFPLLNDLAFQTVVKSLFTQAANSKDMERLQCITEANQRMLVKELRQPYLGWWFKIGGALKKHLKLSEEARTILKGIVAERKASGHRFDDLLDMLLETKYDDGKGMSETQLIDEILIIFTAGHETTSNALTFTFQLLAKHPEWQDKIYDEWSELGGDDVDLMTRVSTSKICQQVLEESMRLYPPAYFIDRVNVEADRFNDMVFEPGCNLLFSVYEIHRHPKLWTNPESFLPERFEDGGRQFSAQYFPFGAGPRKCIGNNFAMFEMIIAVTELVKNYKIRPEFDKIDITPLITLKPKNAFLRLEKRN
- the ruvB gene encoding Holliday junction branch migration DNA helicase RuvB, giving the protein MNGNLDPTSENFTPEEFDVEKQLRPLSFDDFTGQDQVLENLQIFVQAAVARGEALDHTLFHGPPGLGKTTLANILANELGVGIKITSGPVLDKPGDLAGLLTNLDERDVLFIDEIHRLSPIVEEYLYSAMEDYKIDIMIESGPNARTVQINLNPFTLVGATTRSGLLTAPMRARFGIQSRLQYYKTELLTTIIQRSSDILNVPISMEAAIEIAGRSRGTPRIANALLRRVRDFAQIKGNGSIDIKIARYSLEALNVDAYGLDEMDNKILSTIIEKFKGGPVGISTIATAVSESTETIEEVYEPFLIQQGFIMRTPRGREVTELAYKHLGKIKGPTQGGLF
- a CDS encoding cbb3-type cytochrome c oxidase subunit I, producing MSAQVEEHGHDDHGHHHKETFITKYIFSMDHKMIAKQYLITGLIMGVIGVAMSIMMRMQIAWPEESNPIFEALLGKWAPDGVMSADIYLALVTIHGTIMVFFVLTAGLSGTFSNLLIPLQIGARDMASGFLNMVSYWLFFVSSVIMVCSFFVEAGPAAAGWTIYPPLSALPMAQGGSGLGMTMWLVSMAIFIASSLLGSLNYVVTVINLRTKGMSMTRLPLTIWAFFVTAIIGIISFPVLLSAALLLIMDRSFGTSFFLSDIFIQGEVLHYQGGSPVLFEHLFWFLGHPEVYIVLLPALGITSEIIATNSRKPIFGYRAMIASIIAIAFLSTIVWGHHMFISGMNPFLGSVFTFTTLLIAIPSAVKSFNYITTLWKGNLQMNPAMLFSIGLVSTFITGGLTGIILGDSALDINVHDTYFVIAHFHLVMGISALYGFFAGVYHWFPKMFGRMLNKNLGYVHFWVTAVCAYGVFFPMHFIGMAGLPRRYYTNTNFPLFDDLASVNVVITLFAIVGAIFQLVFIYNFFSSIFYGKKAEQNPWRSNTLEWTTPVEHVHGNWPGAIPHVYRWSYDYSKPGHDEDFVPQNVPLKEGEEELQH